The Pyrus communis chromosome 9, drPyrComm1.1, whole genome shotgun sequence genome has a segment encoding these proteins:
- the LOC137744575 gene encoding UPF0481 protein At3g47200-like: MDADPEKGHGLSPPASAGKHKEIKAAPDDSNIIDHPGNEEEEIPRPRDEEEEIPRPRVSIYKVPASLAGLSSKAIEPEMVFMGPCHGDKRTSSEFESHKRWYLRALLTRSNRPEADYSEAMRRLEGNTRSCYSEDHREVISKLKSDEFRDMMMLDGCFIIELFHRMNTEDLTDENDPILSKPWLIPIVTGDLLKLENQIPFSVLQKLHNISTNQRQEGYSLVLLALNLFNNSLHRPIEVLKKSQPSEDPKHLLDLFYSSLIPQKQSTVPNGPSTRKNKKKEPKYCPSSESIQCTVQLRSSGIKFKPQRADSFLEINFQGSVISMCKELQIPHITINDFTTTLFINCMALEQCRRNSPTWFTTYIAFMSSLITSPRDVTFLCSDGIVTTGFSYNDQKVAELFKKLGEKAGFNIRECYLSKQFTDVEAYYSSRWATFIRNYFSRPWSFISVLYAVFLFVLTLGQTVISILSYINDRS; the protein is encoded by the coding sequence aTGGATGCTGATCCTGAAAAAGGGCATGGATTAAGCCCTCCAGCTTCTGCGGGAAAGCACAAAGAAATAAAAGCAGCTCCCGATGATAGTAATATAATAGATCACCCTggcaatgaagaagaagaaattccaAGACCCagggatgaagaagaagaaattccaAGACCCAGGGTGTCCATATACAAAGTTCCTGCCAGCCTTGCCGGACTCAGTTCCAAAGCCATTGAGCCAGAAATGGTCTTCATGGGGCCATGCCACGGCGACAAGAGAACGTCGTCGGAATTTGAGAGCCACAAGCGTTGGTATCTTAGAGCACTCCTTACTCGATCAAACCGTCCTGAAGCAGATTACTCCGAAGCCATGAGAAGGTTGGAGGGAAATACAAGAAGTTGCTACTCTGAGGATCATCGTGAGGTCATCTCCAAGTTGAAGTCAGATGAATTTAGAGATATGATGATGCTTGATGGGTGCTTTATCATTGAGCTTTTTCATCGTATGAATACGGAAGATCTCACGGACGAAAACGATCCCATCTTAAGCAAGCCATGGTTGATTCCAATTGTCACCGGGGACCTCCTCAAGCTTGAAAATCAGATCCCTTTCTCCGTCCTCCAAAAATTACACAACATCTCCACGAATCAACGTCAAGAAGGCTACTCTCTAGTCCTTCTTGCGCTGAATTTGTTCAATAATTCGTTGCATCGGCCTATTGAAGTCCTTAAAAAGTCACAACCGTCAGAGGACCCCAAGCACTTGCTTGACTTGTTTTACTCAAGCCTTATTCCGCAAAAACAAAGTACTGTCCCGAATGGTCCATCAAcccgaaaaaacaaaaaaaaagaaccaaagtACTGTCCCTCCTCCGAGTCAATCCAGTGTACCGTACAACTAAGATCCTCCGGTATAAAGTTCAAGCCACAAAGAGCGGACAGCTTCTTGGAGATCAATTTCCAAGGTAGCGTTATTAGCATGTGTAAGGAACTACAAATCCCACATATAACAATCAACGATTTCACCACTACCCTCTTCATCAACTGCATGGCCTTGGAACAATGCCGCCGAAACAGTCCTACGTGGTTCACCACCTATATTGCTTTCATGAGCAGTCTCATCACATCACCTAGAGACGTCACATTCCTTTGTTCTGATGGGATCGTCACTACTGGCTTCTCATACAACGACCAAAAAGTGGCAGAGCTCTTCAAAAAGTTGGGGGAAAAAGCTGGCTTCAACATAAGAGAATGCTACCTCTCCAAGCAATTCACAGATGTGGAAGCATATTACAGCAGCCGTTGGGCTACTTTCATCCGAAATTATTTTAGCAGGCCATGGTCCTTCATCTCAGTTCTCTACGCCGtcttcctttttgttttaaCTCTGGGCCAAACTGTTATCTCTATCTTGAGCTACATAAACGACCGCAGTTAG
- the LOC137744576 gene encoding UPF0481 protein At3g47200-like has product MDYSGAIQVVAAQNCTAEEVVIDIGESAVDMQSRLEQNRREIPTTKNRSSVCIYRVPPGLAGISPKAIQPEIVSIGPYHHGKKELSEFQSYKWWFLDRLLWRTKRGLQDYVKAMSRLEKSTRNCYSDHHELSVSDFVEMMVLDGCFIIELFRFVCESNDDDHVVDENDREGNPILATPWLIPILTRDLLKLENQLPFSVLETLYDISRDQRKAAVPLVIQAVKFFSNSLLRPTEVLKNSRLLEPEHLLDLFRLTFLPLKGTSNDQYSSQKLYRPSSESIQCTTELRSSGIEFKARKVADSFLDINFQNRVLYIPPLTINDFTTTFVINCLALEQCLQYSTGTWFSTYITFMSCLLTSTRDVKLLCSNGIISTGFSQNDQNVAEMFRKLGEKAGFNIRDCYLSKQFRDVEAYYSSHWATFMRTYFSKQWSFITVFYAFILLVVTGGQTAMAIMSYINN; this is encoded by the coding sequence ATGGATTATAGTGGGGCTATCCAAGTGGTAGCAGCGCAAAATTGTACTGCAGAAGAAGTCGTGATTGATATCGGCGAATCTGCAGTTGATATGCAAAGCCGTCTTGAACAAAACAGACGAGAAattccaacaacaaaaaataggAGCTCGGTGTGCATATATAGAGTTCCTCCCGGCCTCGCCGGAATCAGTCCAAAAGCCATTCAGCCAGAGATAGTCTCCATCGGGCCATACCACCACGGCAAAAAGGAGTTATCGGAATTTCAGAGCTACAAATGGTGGTTTCTTGATCGCCTCCTTTGGCGAACAAAGCGCGGCCTACAAGACTACGTGAAAGCCATGAGCAGGTTGGAGAAAAGCACGAGAAATTGCTATTCCGACCACCACGAGTTGAGCGTCAGCGACTTTGTTGAAATGATGGTTCTTGATGGGTGCTTTATAATTGAGCTTTTTCGATTTGTTTGTGAGAGCAATGACGATGATCACGTCGTTGATGAAAATGATCGCGAGGGCAACCCGATCTTAGCCACGCCATGGTTGATTCCAATTCTCACGAGGGACCTCCTTAAGCTTGAAAATCAACTCCCTTTCTCTGTCCTCGAAACATTATACGACATCTCGAGGGATCAACGTAAAGCCGCGGTTCCACTAGTCATTCAAGCGGTGAAGTTCTTCAGTAATTCATTACTTAGGCCTACTGAGGTCCTTAAAAACTCAAGATTGTTGGAGCCTGAGCACTTGCTTGACTTGTTTCGCTTAACCTTCCTTCCCCTCAAAGGTACTTCAAATGATCAGTACTCTTCTCAAAAGTTATACCGTCCATCCTCCGAGTCAATCCAGTGTACCACAGAACTACGATCCTCGGGGATCGAGTTCAAGGCACGCAAAGTAGCGGACAGCTTCCTTGACATCAATTTCCAAAACAGGGTTCTATATATCCCACCTTTAACCATCAATGACTTCACCACTACTTTCGTCATCAATTGCTTGGCCTTAGAACAATGCCTCCAATACAGTACAGGTACGTGGTTCAGCACTTACATTACTTTCATGAGCTGTCTCCTCACTTCAACTAGAGACGTCAAGTTACTGTGTTCTAATGGGATCATCAGCACCGGCTTctcacagaatgaccaaaacgTAGCTGAGATGTTTAGAAAGTTGGGGGAAAAAGCTGGATTCAACATAAGAGATTGCTACCTCTCCAAGCAATTCAGAGATGTGGAGGCCTATTACAGCAGCCATTGGGCTACTTTCATGCGCACCTATTTTAGCAAGCAATGGTCCTTCATTACAGTTTTTTACGCCTTCATCCTTCTTGTCGTTACCGGAGGCCAAACTGCTATGGCTATCATGAGCTACATCAACAATTAA